A single Lemur catta isolate mLemCat1 chromosome 20, mLemCat1.pri, whole genome shotgun sequence DNA region contains:
- the LOC123624999 gene encoding haptoglobin, whose amino-acid sequence MSALGAVVALLLWGQLFAVDLNNDATDMTDDGCPKPPEIANGYVEHSVRYQCKQFYQLRTEGDGVYTLNREKQWTNKAVGEKLPECEAVCGKPKNPVDQVQQILGGFLDAKGSFPWQAKMVSRHNLTTGATLINEQWLLTTAKNLFLNHTEDAKAKDIAPTLRLYVGKNQPVEIEKVVFHPNYSQVDIGLIKLKQKVSVNERVMPICLPSKDYAEEGRVGYVSGWGRNANFQFSEFLKYVMLPVADQNKCVMHYEGSTVPEKKTHKSPVGVQPILNEHTFCAGMTKYQEDTCYGDAGSAFAVHDLEQDTWYAAGILSFDKSCAVAEYGVYVKVPSILDWVRTTVANN is encoded by the exons ATGATGGCTGCCCAAAGCCCCCTGAGATTGCAAACGGCTACGTGGAGCACTCGGTTCGCTATCAGTGCAAGCAGTTCTACCAACTGCGCACCGAGGGGGACG GAGTGTACACCTTAAACCGTGAGAAGCAGTGGACGAACAAAGCTGTTGGAGAGAAGCTTCCCGAATGTGAAGCAG TATGCGGAAAGCCCAAGAATCCGGTGGATCAGGTGCAGCAGATCCTGGGTGGATTTCTGGATGCCAAAGGCAGCTTCCCCTGGCAAGCTAAGATGGTCTCTCGCCATAATCTCACCACAGGGGCCACACTGATCAATGAACAGTGGCTGCTGACCACGGCTAAAAATCTCTTCTTGAATCATACGGAAGATGCCAAAGCAAAAGACATCGCCCCTACTTTACGACTCTATGTGGGGAAAAATCAGCCTGTGGAGATTGAGAAGGTGGTTTTCCACCCTAACTACTCCCAGGTAGATATCGGGCTCATCAAACTCAAACAGAAGGTGTCTGTTAATGAGAGAGTGATGCCCATCTGCCTGCCTTCCAAGGATTATGCGGAAGAGGGGCGTGTGGGTTACGTCTCTGGCTGGGGCCGAAATGCCAACTTCCAGTTTTCTGAGTTTCTGAAGTATGTCATGCTGCCCGTGGCTGACCAAAACAAGTGTGTGATGCACTATGAAGGCAGCACGGTGCCCGAAAAGAAGACACACAAGAGTCCTGTAGGGGTGCAGCCCATACTGAACGAGCACACCTTCTGTGCGGGCATGACCAAGTACCAGGAAGACACCTGCTATGGCGACGCTGGCAGCGCCTTTGCTGTTCACGACCTGGAGCAGGACACTTGGTACGCGGCTGGCATCCTGAGCTTTGATAAGAGCTGTGCTGTGGCCGAGTACGGCGTGTACGTGAAGGTGCCTTCCATTCTGGACTGGGTTCGGACCACCGTAGCCAACAACTAA